One stretch of Amycolatopsis sp. NBC_00345 DNA includes these proteins:
- a CDS encoding oxidoreductase — protein sequence MPKTWLITGSSRGFGRELAQAVLESGDHLVATARRPEQLGDLVRKYGGSVRAVALDVTDAEAARAAVRTAVTEFGSLDVVVNNAGYANSAPIEEMSDEDFRAQIDANLYGVVNVTKAALPVLRQQRSGHIVQFSSIGGRVGGSPGMGAYQTAKFAVEGFSEVLNNEVKPFGVKVVIVEPGPFRTDWAGSSMTIAPVGPDYEETVGAMNRGRAGAATWPGDPARAAKIILDVVAHPEPPLRLLLGATAVELAAKSSAERAAEAAEWADVSRAADFPDS from the coding sequence ATGCCCAAGACGTGGCTCATCACCGGCAGTTCCCGCGGCTTCGGCCGCGAGCTGGCGCAGGCGGTCCTCGAAAGCGGCGACCACCTGGTCGCCACCGCGCGGCGGCCCGAGCAGCTCGGCGACCTCGTCCGCAAGTACGGCGGCAGCGTGCGCGCGGTCGCCCTCGACGTCACCGACGCGGAGGCGGCGCGGGCGGCCGTCCGTACCGCGGTGACGGAGTTCGGCTCGCTCGACGTCGTGGTGAACAACGCCGGTTACGCCAATTCCGCGCCCATCGAAGAGATGTCCGACGAGGACTTCCGCGCGCAGATCGACGCGAACCTGTACGGCGTCGTCAACGTCACCAAGGCAGCGCTGCCCGTGCTGCGCCAGCAGCGCTCGGGCCACATCGTGCAGTTCTCCTCGATCGGCGGACGCGTCGGCGGCTCGCCCGGGATGGGCGCGTACCAGACCGCGAAGTTCGCTGTCGAAGGCTTCTCCGAGGTGCTGAACAACGAGGTGAAACCGTTTGGGGTCAAGGTGGTGATCGTCGAGCCGGGCCCGTTCCGCACGGACTGGGCGGGCTCGTCGATGACAATCGCGCCCGTCGGCCCGGACTACGAGGAGACCGTCGGCGCGATGAACCGCGGCCGCGCGGGCGCCGCGACCTGGCCCGGCGATCCGGCGCGGGCGGCGAAGATCATCCTCGACGTCGTCGCCCACCCCGAGCCGCCGCTGCGGCTCCTGCTGGGGGCCACGGCGGTCGAGCTGGCCGCGAAGTCCTCGGCCGAGCGCGCCGCTGAGGCGGCGGAGTGGGCGGACGTCAGCCGGGCCGCGGACTTCCCGGACTCGTGA
- a CDS encoding alcohol dehydrogenase catalytic domain-containing protein, with the protein MSRAVGVKAFVVHGPGKAEVADVAEPEPGVGEVVVEVERAGVCGTDVEFFTGEMEYLAEGHARYPMRLGHEWCGTVVRAGEGVHPGWLGRRAVGDTMLGCGRCRRCRGRHQYTCADREEVGIRGGRAGALAERVAVPVTSLHELPPTVDPQLGALVEPGGNAIRAARAAAGERVLVLGPGTIGLLTALFARAAGAAVHLVGTTPWSLEFARSLGFPATTELPEPPFDAVVDATNDPASPARALELVEPSGRLVCIGLAGTPSLMDARSLVFKDVTAIGILSASPGLPDAIDAYARGDVDPRPLVAATVGLDGVAAVLAGERPPGALAGPKILVDPRQG; encoded by the coding sequence GTGTCGAGGGCGGTCGGAGTGAAGGCGTTTGTCGTGCACGGGCCGGGGAAGGCCGAGGTGGCCGACGTCGCCGAGCCGGAGCCCGGCGTCGGCGAGGTGGTGGTCGAGGTCGAGCGGGCCGGGGTGTGCGGCACGGACGTCGAGTTCTTCACCGGCGAGATGGAGTACCTCGCCGAGGGCCACGCGCGCTACCCGATGCGGCTCGGCCACGAGTGGTGCGGCACGGTCGTGCGCGCCGGCGAGGGGGTGCACCCGGGCTGGCTCGGCCGGCGCGCCGTCGGTGACACGATGCTCGGCTGCGGGCGGTGCCGTCGCTGCCGCGGCAGGCACCAGTACACCTGCGCGGACCGCGAGGAGGTCGGCATCCGCGGCGGCCGCGCCGGGGCGCTGGCCGAACGCGTCGCGGTGCCGGTGACCTCGCTGCACGAGCTGCCGCCCACCGTCGACCCGCAGCTCGGCGCACTGGTCGAGCCGGGCGGCAACGCGATCCGTGCCGCGCGGGCCGCCGCCGGCGAGCGGGTCCTGGTCCTCGGTCCGGGCACGATCGGGCTGCTCACGGCGCTGTTCGCGCGCGCGGCCGGTGCCGCGGTCCACCTGGTCGGGACCACGCCGTGGTCGCTGGAGTTCGCGCGCTCACTGGGTTTCCCGGCCACGACGGAGCTGCCGGAACCGCCGTTCGACGCGGTGGTCGACGCCACCAACGACCCGGCGTCCCCGGCGCGGGCACTGGAACTGGTCGAGCCGTCCGGGCGGCTGGTCTGCATCGGGCTGGCCGGGACCCCGAGCCTGATGGACGCCCGGTCACTGGTGTTCAAGGACGTGACGGCGATCGGGATCCTCAGCGCGTCCCCGGGATTGCCCGACGCGATCGACGCGTACGCCCGCGGCGACGTCGACCCGCGCCCGCTGGTGGCAGCGACGGTCGGCTTGGACGGGGTGGCCGCGGTACTCGCGGGCGAACGCCCGCCCGGCGCGCTGGCTGGTCCCAAGATCCTGGTCGACCCGCGGCAGGGCTGA
- a CDS encoding glycoside hydrolase family 3 protein, with protein sequence MSDPRTLDPRRLAEAVLLPGFAGTTAPDWLRRRLGEGLGGVILFGRNVVDDEQVAALTAALRAERDDVVVGIDEEGGDVTRLDVATGSFVPGPLALGAAGDPELTTAVAAALGERLAACGVTVNLAPCADLTLAAEDPIIGVRAFGSDPAKASPHVAAYVTGLQKYGVAACAKHFPGHGAATEDSHVALPVLPRTPAELREIELVPFAAAIRAGVRAIMSGHLVVRAWGDEPATLNRTALTDVLRGELGFTGAVITDALEMGAVSGAYGRHDGLGQAAVRSLAAGADALCIGGAAFDADTLDRITATIVAAVEDGTLSLERLADAAARTASLGTSPSPASIRPVDHTLGLEAARAALRIQGEPRLSGVPLVVDVRTDPTIAAGPMPWGLGPHLTELAPGTRALTAGPDDAGLVRSAAREAGSVVVVTREAHRHPAVLALLAELSDVDYIRVETGAPGPDFGTGDRIDTFSGSYVSLRAAAEYLV encoded by the coding sequence TTGTCCGATCCTCGAACGCTGGATCCTCGGAGGCTGGCCGAAGCCGTCCTGCTGCCCGGTTTCGCGGGCACCACCGCGCCGGACTGGCTGCGGCGGCGCCTGGGCGAGGGTCTGGGCGGCGTGATCCTGTTCGGCCGCAACGTGGTCGACGACGAGCAGGTGGCGGCGCTGACCGCGGCCCTGCGCGCCGAGCGCGACGACGTCGTGGTCGGGATCGACGAGGAAGGCGGTGACGTCACGCGGCTCGACGTCGCCACCGGGTCGTTCGTGCCCGGGCCGCTCGCCCTCGGCGCGGCCGGCGACCCGGAGCTGACCACGGCCGTCGCCGCGGCGCTCGGCGAGCGGCTGGCCGCGTGCGGCGTCACGGTGAACCTGGCGCCGTGCGCGGACCTGACCCTGGCGGCGGAGGACCCGATCATCGGGGTCCGGGCGTTCGGGTCGGACCCGGCCAAGGCGTCGCCGCACGTGGCGGCTTACGTGACCGGGCTGCAGAAGTACGGCGTCGCGGCGTGCGCGAAGCACTTCCCGGGGCACGGCGCGGCGACGGAGGACTCGCACGTGGCGCTGCCCGTGCTCCCCCGGACCCCGGCGGAGCTGCGGGAGATCGAGCTGGTCCCGTTCGCCGCGGCGATCCGGGCCGGGGTGCGCGCGATCATGTCCGGCCACCTGGTGGTGCGGGCGTGGGGCGACGAGCCGGCGACGCTCAACCGCACCGCGCTGACCGACGTGCTGCGCGGCGAGCTGGGCTTCACCGGCGCGGTGATCACCGACGCGCTCGAGATGGGCGCGGTCTCCGGCGCGTACGGCCGGCACGACGGCCTGGGCCAGGCGGCTGTGCGGTCGCTCGCCGCGGGCGCCGACGCCCTGTGCATCGGCGGCGCGGCCTTCGACGCCGACACGCTCGACCGCATCACGGCGACCATCGTGGCCGCGGTCGAGGACGGCACGCTGTCCCTGGAACGGCTCGCCGACGCGGCCGCCCGGACCGCTTCACTGGGCACGTCGCCGTCCCCGGCGTCGATCCGCCCGGTGGACCACACCCTGGGCCTGGAGGCGGCGCGCGCCGCCCTGCGAATCCAGGGCGAGCCGCGGCTGTCCGGGGTGCCGCTGGTGGTCGACGTCCGCACGGACCCGACCATCGCGGCCGGGCCGATGCCGTGGGGGCTCGGCCCGCACCTGACCGAGCTGGCACCGGGAACGCGAGCGCTGACCGCGGGCCCGGACGACGCCGGGCTGGTGCGCTCGGCCGCCCGCGAAGCCGGAAGCGTGGTCGTGGTGACCCGCGAGGCGCACCGTCACCCGGCGGTGCTGGCACTGCTCGCGGAACTGTCCGATGTGGACTACATCCGCGTCGAGACCGGCGCCCCCGGCCCGGATTTCGGGACCGGTGACCGGATCGACACGTTCAGCGGCTCGTACGTCAGCCTGCGCGCGGCCGCGGAGTACCTCGTCTGA
- a CDS encoding carbohydrate ABC transporter permease: MKKSLTQRVALSVVGILVALVFFFPTYWMFTTSLKTPGDVLSPKYDLIPTSATLSNFASALTKPGFVTYLGNSLIVTLGAVIAALVVGVLAAIPLARFRFRGRKGFLLLILMAQLAPLSALFIPMYLLMRDIGLLNTLPSLLLVYFATSLPFTVWMLYGFVNGIPYDLEEAAMIDGCSRTGAFRRVTLPLLGPGLVTTSVFSFITAWNEFLFALVFMRDQSKQTLPVWLSSFRTAFSVDWGGVMAASVIYAIPALVFFLIVQRKLVSGMTAGAVKG, translated from the coding sequence GTGAAGAAGTCCCTGACCCAGCGGGTCGCCCTCTCGGTCGTCGGTATCCTCGTCGCGCTGGTGTTCTTCTTCCCGACGTACTGGATGTTCACCACGTCGCTGAAGACGCCCGGTGACGTGCTTTCGCCGAAGTACGACCTGATCCCGACTTCGGCGACGCTGTCGAACTTCGCGTCGGCGCTGACCAAGCCGGGGTTCGTCACCTACCTGGGCAACAGCCTGATCGTCACCCTCGGCGCGGTGATCGCCGCGCTGGTGGTGGGCGTGCTCGCGGCGATCCCGCTGGCGCGGTTCCGCTTCCGCGGGCGCAAGGGCTTCCTGCTGCTGATCCTGATGGCGCAGCTGGCCCCGCTCTCGGCGCTGTTCATCCCGATGTACCTGCTGATGCGCGACATCGGGCTGCTCAACACCCTGCCCTCGCTGCTGCTGGTGTACTTCGCCACGTCGCTGCCGTTCACGGTCTGGATGCTCTACGGCTTCGTCAACGGCATCCCGTACGACCTCGAAGAAGCCGCGATGATCGACGGCTGCAGCCGGACCGGCGCGTTCCGCCGGGTCACGCTGCCGCTGCTGGGCCCCGGCCTGGTGACGACGTCGGTGTTCAGCTTCATCACCGCGTGGAACGAGTTCCTGTTCGCCCTGGTGTTCATGCGGGACCAGTCCAAGCAGACGCTGCCGGTGTGGCTCTCGTCGTTCCGCACCGCGTTCTCCGTGGACTGGGGCGGGGTGATGGCGGCTTCGGTGATCTACGCGATCCCGGCGCTGGTGTTCTTCCTGATCGTGCAACGCAAACTGGTCTCCGGCATGACCGCCGGCGCGGTGAAGGGATAG
- a CDS encoding carbohydrate ABC transporter permease, with translation MTATKEMPTPAGATPPASARVSPPKPRRRGGLGERLTPYLLILPALVAVLVLLGWPTIQMLLISLRRLDLRELVTGKMVWIGLANYTDTLSDPEFWSVTIRTVLFTAALVAATLLVALLIAVLMRHLNPVVRICVQVSLVLAWAVPVIATTTVFQWIFDQQYGILNKTLDKLGFHSFIGYSWFSTGGSTLAVIGLLVLWQAVPFVAFTLYAGLIGVPREQYEAAGIDGAGPLQTFRAVSWPAIRPILTMVTFLSVLWDFNMFGQVWAIRQGGPDGQSTTLAILQYLKGIAGSHFGSAAAIATIMLVLLLAVTARYVQLLVRTKDGEIA, from the coding sequence ATGACGGCGACCAAGGAGATGCCGACGCCGGCGGGGGCCACCCCGCCGGCGTCGGCGCGCGTCAGTCCCCCGAAACCGCGGCGCCGGGGCGGGCTCGGTGAGCGGCTGACGCCCTACCTCCTGATCCTGCCCGCCCTCGTCGCCGTGCTGGTGCTGCTCGGCTGGCCCACGATCCAGATGCTCCTGATCAGCCTGCGCCGGCTCGACCTGCGCGAGCTGGTGACCGGGAAGATGGTCTGGATCGGGCTCGCGAACTACACGGACACCCTGTCGGACCCGGAGTTCTGGTCGGTCACGATCCGGACCGTCCTGTTCACCGCGGCGCTGGTCGCGGCGACGCTGCTGGTGGCGCTGCTCATCGCGGTGCTGATGCGCCACCTCAACCCGGTGGTCCGCATCTGCGTGCAGGTTTCGCTGGTGCTCGCCTGGGCGGTGCCGGTGATCGCCACGACGACGGTGTTCCAGTGGATCTTCGACCAGCAGTACGGAATCCTGAACAAGACGCTCGACAAGCTGGGCTTCCACTCGTTCATCGGCTACTCGTGGTTCTCCACCGGCGGCAGCACGCTGGCCGTGATCGGGCTGCTGGTGCTGTGGCAGGCCGTGCCGTTCGTGGCGTTCACGCTCTACGCGGGCCTGATCGGCGTGCCGCGCGAGCAGTACGAGGCGGCCGGCATCGACGGCGCCGGGCCGCTGCAGACGTTCCGCGCGGTCAGCTGGCCGGCGATCCGGCCGATCCTGACCATGGTGACGTTCCTGTCGGTGCTGTGGGACTTCAACATGTTCGGCCAGGTCTGGGCGATCCGCCAGGGCGGGCCGGACGGGCAGAGCACCACGCTCGCCATCCTGCAGTACCTCAAGGGCATCGCCGGCAGCCACTTCGGCAGTGCCGCGGCGATCGCGACCATCATGCTGGTGCTCCTGCTGGCGGTCACCGCCCGCTACGTCCAGCTGCTGGTCCGGACGAAGGACGGGGAGATCGCGTGA
- a CDS encoding sugar ABC transporter substrate-binding protein, producing MKRWLKLVAGAAAITLATAGCAGSGGGDNASGSGTGTLTVWLMTGSAPDSLSGALNKEFEAAHAGVKVDYQIQQWNGIQQKLTTALAGDNPPDVIEVGNTQTPAFASQGVLEDLTSSVNDLNGAQWLAGLKASGEYDGKTYGVPFYAANREVLYRKDMFEQAGITATPASNAEWLDAITKLKAKFGSDPQFQPLYLPGQYWYSLLSFIWDNGGDIAKADGKSFKSTLDSAGSKAGLEFYKQLVDASGTTAPKDNDEATPQQAGIYGGGKVAMFIGTPGEVATAAKTDPTITDKTGAFAIPGKTAGQPAPVFLGGSNLVVPVNSKNKDLAKEYLKLLSGDKYMTQMAAAGYVPGTSSDVSALSKDPLGAVMATASKNGRAVPTSPKWGEVESGQNPLKDMLTAYLTGKKTVDQATADANAALDKIIGG from the coding sequence GTGAAGCGCTGGCTCAAGCTGGTGGCGGGCGCCGCCGCCATCACCCTCGCGACAGCCGGTTGTGCCGGCTCTGGCGGCGGTGACAACGCCTCGGGCTCGGGGACCGGCACGCTGACGGTCTGGCTGATGACCGGCTCCGCGCCGGACAGCCTGTCGGGGGCACTGAACAAGGAATTCGAGGCCGCGCACGCCGGGGTCAAGGTCGACTACCAGATCCAGCAGTGGAACGGGATCCAGCAGAAGCTCACCACCGCGCTGGCCGGCGACAACCCGCCCGACGTGATCGAGGTCGGCAACACGCAGACGCCGGCGTTCGCCTCGCAGGGTGTGCTGGAGGACCTGACCTCCTCGGTCAACGACCTGAACGGCGCGCAGTGGCTCGCCGGCCTCAAGGCCTCGGGCGAGTACGACGGCAAGACCTACGGCGTGCCGTTCTACGCCGCCAACCGGGAGGTGCTCTACCGCAAGGACATGTTCGAGCAGGCCGGCATCACCGCCACGCCGGCCTCGAACGCGGAGTGGCTCGACGCCATCACCAAGCTCAAGGCGAAGTTCGGCAGCGACCCGCAGTTCCAGCCGCTCTACCTGCCGGGCCAGTACTGGTACTCGCTGCTGTCGTTCATCTGGGACAACGGCGGTGACATCGCGAAGGCCGACGGCAAGTCCTTCAAGTCCACGCTCGACAGCGCCGGCTCGAAGGCGGGCCTGGAGTTCTACAAGCAGCTCGTGGACGCCTCCGGCACCACCGCGCCGAAGGACAACGACGAGGCCACCCCGCAGCAGGCGGGCATCTACGGCGGCGGCAAGGTCGCGATGTTCATCGGCACCCCGGGCGAGGTGGCCACCGCCGCCAAGACCGACCCGACCATCACCGACAAGACCGGCGCGTTCGCGATCCCTGGCAAGACCGCGGGCCAGCCGGCCCCGGTGTTCCTCGGCGGCTCGAACCTCGTCGTCCCGGTCAACAGCAAGAACAAGGACCTGGCGAAGGAGTACCTGAAGCTGCTCTCGGGCGACAAGTACATGACCCAGATGGCCGCGGCCGGCTACGTGCCGGGCACGTCGTCGGACGTCAGCGCGCTGTCCAAGGACCCGCTGGGCGCAGTCATGGCCACGGCCTCGAAGAACGGCCGCGCGGTGCCCACCAGCCCCAAGTGGGGTGAGGTCGAGTCCGGCCAGAACCCGCTGAAGGACATGCTGACCGCGTACCTGACCGGCAAGAAGACCGTCGACCAGGCCACGGCCGACGCGAACGCCGCGCTCGACAAGATCATCGGCGGATGA
- the gdhA gene encoding NADP-specific glutamate dehydrogenase, whose protein sequence is MNLDTASSALLADIVRRNPAEDEFHQAVSEVLEAIQPALRRDPGLRDAALLERLCEPERQIMFRVVWTDDEGRAHVNRGFRVGFSSALGPYKGGLRFHRSVSLGTVKFLAFEQVFKNALTGLGIGAGKGGSDFDPAGRSDAEVMRFCQAFMTELHRHIGPQTDVPAGDIGVGGREVGYLFGQYKRLTNRFDAGTITGKDPLVGGSLARPEATGYGTVYFLDAALTTRGERLDGRTAVVSGSGNVAFHAMAKLRELGATTVACSDSGGFLHDPAGIDLDVLHEVKNVRRERLQAYLGHVPSARFFPGETPWEVPCDVAVPSATQNELDEPAAIALVKNGLLGVAEGANMPCTPAAVQVFREAGVVFAPGKAANAGGVATSALEMQQNAARERWTFEQTDRRLKETMTAIHTRCLTTAEEHGAPGDYVTGANIAGFRTVAGAMSTLGLI, encoded by the coding sequence ATGAATCTGGACACCGCCTCCTCGGCCCTGCTCGCGGACATCGTGCGCCGGAACCCGGCCGAGGACGAGTTCCACCAGGCCGTGTCCGAGGTGCTCGAAGCCATCCAGCCCGCGCTGCGCCGCGACCCCGGGCTGCGCGACGCCGCGCTGCTGGAGCGGCTCTGCGAGCCCGAGCGGCAGATCATGTTCCGGGTGGTCTGGACCGATGACGAAGGCCGGGCGCACGTCAACCGCGGCTTCCGCGTCGGCTTCAGCTCCGCGCTCGGCCCGTACAAGGGCGGCCTGCGGTTCCACCGCAGCGTCAGCCTCGGCACGGTCAAGTTCCTGGCCTTCGAGCAGGTGTTCAAGAACGCGCTCACCGGCCTCGGCATCGGCGCCGGCAAGGGCGGCTCGGACTTCGACCCGGCCGGGCGCTCCGACGCCGAGGTGATGCGGTTCTGCCAGGCGTTCATGACCGAGCTGCACCGCCACATCGGCCCGCAGACCGACGTGCCCGCGGGCGACATCGGCGTCGGCGGGCGTGAGGTCGGCTACCTGTTCGGCCAGTACAAACGCCTCACCAACCGGTTCGACGCGGGCACCATCACCGGCAAGGACCCGCTCGTCGGCGGCAGCCTCGCGCGGCCCGAGGCGACCGGCTACGGCACGGTCTACTTCCTCGACGCCGCCCTCACCACGCGCGGCGAGCGCCTGGACGGCCGGACCGCCGTGGTCTCCGGCTCGGGCAACGTCGCCTTCCACGCCATGGCGAAGCTGCGCGAACTCGGCGCCACCACCGTCGCCTGCTCCGACTCCGGCGGCTTCCTGCACGACCCCGCGGGCATCGACCTCGACGTGCTGCACGAGGTCAAGAACGTCCGGCGGGAACGGCTTCAGGCTTACCTCGGGCACGTGCCGTCCGCGCGCTTCTTCCCCGGCGAAACGCCGTGGGAGGTGCCTTGCGACGTCGCGGTGCCGTCGGCGACGCAGAACGAGCTGGACGAGCCGGCCGCGATCGCGCTGGTGAAGAACGGCTTGCTCGGCGTGGCCGAAGGCGCCAACATGCCGTGCACGCCCGCGGCCGTCCAGGTGTTCCGCGAGGCCGGCGTCGTGTTCGCGCCCGGCAAGGCGGCGAACGCGGGCGGCGTGGCCACCTCCGCGCTGGAAATGCAGCAGAACGCCGCGCGCGAGCGCTGGACGTTCGAGCAGACCGACCGGCGGCTCAAGGAGACCATGACCGCGATCCACACCCGCTGCCTCACCACCGCCGAAGAGCACGGCGCGCCGGGCGACTACGTGACCGGCGCGAACATCGCCGGGTTCCGTACCGTGGCGGGAGCGATGTCCACTCTCGGCCTGATCTGA
- a CDS encoding SH3 domain-containing protein codes for MRIAKRSLGILAFAAAVALSGMAPAMAAASNGTVHTDSGAPLTVRSAPGTGASSVGTIADGTAIVIDCQTTGDSVTGKYGTSTVWDHVPASNGYITDTYVYTGSDGRIAPDCTNVPTPPANTCSTTGLGDGKTCAQAVAYAKTRVHTNNIDSYNGWCDRINAQNYGFSASGSTTAYVHWTQIPAQYKHAGDQNVPAGGLAFFSNGGSGHTMISIGGGQFLSNDINGAGSYTQTTIAQIKSKWGQTYLGWSQPWFKVNH; via the coding sequence ATGAGAATCGCGAAACGCTCGCTGGGGATACTGGCCTTCGCCGCGGCGGTCGCGCTGAGCGGGATGGCGCCGGCCATGGCGGCCGCCTCGAACGGCACCGTGCACACCGACTCCGGCGCGCCGCTGACCGTGCGCTCCGCCCCGGGCACCGGCGCGAGCTCCGTCGGCACCATCGCCGACGGCACCGCCATCGTGATCGACTGCCAGACCACCGGCGACAGCGTGACCGGCAAGTACGGCACCAGCACCGTCTGGGACCACGTGCCGGCCAGCAACGGCTACATCACCGACACCTACGTCTACACCGGCTCCGACGGCCGCATCGCCCCGGACTGCACCAACGTGCCGACGCCGCCGGCGAACACCTGCTCCACCACCGGCCTCGGCGACGGGAAGACCTGCGCGCAGGCCGTCGCGTACGCCAAGACCCGCGTGCACACCAACAACATCGACTCCTACAACGGCTGGTGCGACCGCATCAACGCGCAGAACTACGGCTTCTCGGCGAGCGGCTCCACCACCGCGTACGTGCACTGGACGCAGATCCCGGCGCAGTACAAGCACGCGGGCGACCAGAACGTGCCGGCGGGCGGCCTGGCGTTCTTCTCCAACGGCGGCTCGGGCCACACGATGATCTCGATCGGCGGCGGCCAGTTCCTGTCGAACGACATCAACGGCGCGGGCAGCTACACCCAGACCACCATCGCGCAGATCAAGAGCAAGTGGGGCCAGACCTACCTCGGCTGGTCGCAGCCGTGGTTCAAGGTGAACCACTGA
- a CDS encoding MurR/RpiR family transcriptional regulator, whose protein sequence is MPDDASPAEGGSLTERITGRLARMSRAERLVAEYLRGHSREAIFATAEQIGAATGTSDATVVRTAKTLGYGGLAELRQHLAQQVVTDSSPSIQLRTSVAGEQGTPPSVLARVFTEATERLAETWRQVPEAEFDRAVDLLDGAREVLGFGIGPSSYLANYLALRLNRMGRRARSSGATGFRLADDLLGLAEGDVVVLYLPRRLLGDIEVLLDHARAVGARTVLVSDSLGPLFGDRVDVTLTATHSPSNFTGEMLSAEVLTDALLLGLASRDEDRATGASELLTTLRSRLIQGDSRDYVPRRKPGGAKRS, encoded by the coding sequence ATGCCCGACGACGCCAGCCCCGCCGAAGGCGGCTCGCTCACCGAGCGGATCACCGGGCGGCTCGCCCGGATGTCACGGGCCGAGCGGCTGGTCGCCGAGTACCTGCGCGGCCACTCCCGTGAGGCCATCTTCGCGACCGCGGAGCAGATCGGCGCGGCCACCGGCACCAGCGACGCGACCGTGGTCCGGACCGCGAAGACGCTCGGCTACGGCGGGCTCGCCGAGCTGCGCCAGCACCTGGCCCAGCAGGTGGTGACCGACTCCAGCCCGTCGATCCAGCTCCGCACCAGCGTGGCCGGCGAACAGGGCACGCCGCCCTCGGTGCTCGCCCGCGTGTTCACCGAGGCGACCGAGCGGCTGGCCGAGACCTGGCGGCAGGTGCCGGAGGCGGAGTTCGACCGCGCGGTCGACCTGCTCGACGGCGCGCGCGAGGTGCTCGGCTTCGGCATCGGCCCGTCGAGCTACCTGGCGAACTACCTGGCGCTGCGGCTCAACCGGATGGGCCGGCGCGCCCGGTCCAGCGGCGCGACCGGCTTCCGGCTCGCCGACGACCTGCTCGGCCTGGCCGAGGGTGACGTCGTGGTGCTCTACCTGCCGCGGCGGCTGCTCGGCGACATCGAGGTGCTGCTGGACCACGCCCGCGCGGTCGGCGCGCGCACCGTGCTGGTGTCCGACTCGCTGGGCCCGCTCTTCGGCGACCGGGTGGACGTGACCCTGACGGCCACCCACTCCCCCAGCAACTTCACCGGCGAGATGCTCAGCGCCGAGGTGCTGACCGACGCCCTCCTGCTGGGCCTCGCCTCCCGCGACGAGGACCGCGCCACGGGCGCCTCCGAGCTGCTCACCACGTTGCGCTCCCGGCTGATCCAGGGCGACAGCCGCGACTACGTGCCGCGCCGCAAGCCGGGCGGCGCCAAGCGGTCCTGA
- a CDS encoding YrdB family protein: protein MTTSTPVVRGFAGFVLAVRFLTELALLAGLAVAGARLGGGVLLDIVGAVLWPAFAAVIWTLVIAPRAKWRSPEPTRFMLEFALFAMAAIALNAAGLLLVGIVLAVVGIATAAAVRVFAKDR, encoded by the coding sequence ATGACCACCTCGACTCCCGTTGTGCGCGGCTTCGCGGGCTTCGTGCTCGCCGTCCGGTTCCTGACGGAGCTGGCGTTGCTCGCGGGGCTCGCCGTGGCGGGTGCGCGCCTCGGCGGCGGCGTGCTGCTCGACATCGTGGGCGCGGTGCTGTGGCCGGCGTTCGCGGCGGTGATCTGGACCCTGGTCATCGCGCCGCGGGCGAAGTGGCGCTCGCCCGAGCCGACGCGTTTCATGCTGGAGTTCGCGCTGTTCGCCATGGCGGCCATCGCGCTGAACGCCGCCGGGCTGCTCCTGGTCGGCATCGTGCTGGCGGTCGTCGGCATCGCGACGGCGGCGGCCGTGCGCGTCTTCGCCAAGGACCGCTGA
- a CDS encoding FHA domain-containing protein: protein MTIFRVEGPTPAKPPWTNPGAVVVRGLTGTAGLLPEEFARLPFGRSPGPDGVVAGEDDQRVSREHGALVHRQGWWWLSNSGHTPIEFSPTRQLHADDDPVPLPPGYTTLLVVGSGGRKHPLEVHVNTPEHHRPLPVAGPTLTGHVWDLDAEERLVLAVLGQQYLRREAHPQPMGRAHVTELVAELRKLDALEPWDVKQVDRVIARVRDRLSARGVRGLKRSEVPEPIGNSLNSNLLTELTRTTNTLTRADLAPLDRLD from the coding sequence TTGACCATCTTCCGTGTGGAAGGCCCCACCCCCGCGAAGCCGCCGTGGACGAACCCCGGCGCCGTCGTCGTCCGCGGCCTCACCGGCACGGCCGGGCTGCTGCCCGAGGAGTTCGCCCGGCTGCCGTTCGGCCGGAGCCCCGGCCCGGACGGCGTGGTGGCGGGTGAGGACGACCAGCGGGTCAGCCGTGAGCACGGCGCGCTGGTCCACCGGCAGGGCTGGTGGTGGCTGAGCAACAGCGGGCACACGCCGATCGAGTTCTCCCCCACGCGCCAGCTGCACGCCGACGACGACCCGGTGCCGCTGCCGCCGGGCTACACGACGCTGCTGGTGGTCGGCTCGGGCGGGCGCAAGCACCCGCTCGAGGTGCACGTGAACACCCCCGAGCACCACCGGCCGCTGCCGGTGGCGGGCCCGACGCTGACCGGGCACGTCTGGGACCTCGACGCGGAAGAGCGGCTGGTGCTGGCCGTGCTGGGCCAGCAGTACCTGCGCCGGGAGGCGCACCCGCAGCCCATGGGACGCGCCCACGTCACGGAGCTGGTCGCCGAGCTGCGCAAGCTCGACGCGCTCGAGCCGTGGGACGTCAAGCAGGTCGACCGCGTGATCGCCCGGGTCCGGGACCGCCTGTCCGCCCGGGGCGTGCGGGGGCTCAAGCGCAGCGAGGTGCCCGAGCCGATCGGCAACTCGCTCAACAGCAACCTGCTGACCGAGCTGACCCGCACCACGAACACCCTGACCCGCGCCGACCTGGCCCCGCTCGACCGGCTGGACTGA